The genomic interval CTCATTTCATAGAGAAGGAGCAACGGAATCGTAACCAGGATATCGCTGACAATCTCAGGCGGTGTCAAGGTAATCCCGACGACCGCGAGACCAAAATAAGCGAACCGGCGCATTTTCGCAAGCCTCATCGGATTCAAGATACGAATTCGGGTCAGGAACATCACGATGATTGGGAGCTGGAACAGCACGCCGAACGGAATCACCATATTGAACAAAAACCCGAAGTACTCTGCGATCCCGTAATTTGGGTCTGCCCCAATGCTCGCCGTCATTTTGGTCATGAACTGCATAATCATCGGAAAGACGACGTAGTACCCGAACACAATCCCTATCAGAAACAGAAAGCACGCAGCCGGAATGAAATAGAGGGAACCTCGCTTTTCACTCACGGCCAATCCCGGAGAGACAAACCTCCATAAATGGTACAAGGCTACCGGTAAAGTCACCACAATCCCTATCAGAAACGCAAACTGCATATATACACGAAGCGCATCTGACGGATGCAGGGAAATAATCGGCACACCATCTGTAATGGGTTCTTGCTTGAGATACTCAATGAGTGGACCAGCTAAAAAGAAGCCGGCAATCAATGCGACAATAAATACGGCCAGCACCCACATAATGCGTTTTCGCAGTTCTGTCAAGTGTTCGACCACTGTCATTTCTTGATCTTTCATGGCAACCACCTTGCCCACCTATGCCTTTTGTTGTTCCTTTTCCATTTGGGAACGTTCTACTTCCATCTTTTCACGAATCTCTTTTTCAATGCGCTCCCGTTCCAGACGTTCGCGAATTTCGCGTTCGATCTTTTCACGATCAAACGCATCCTTTTCTGTGATGACAGCCGTTTTGGCAACAGTCGCATCCTTGGCTTGCTCTTTGCGCTTTGTCTCATCCTCATCATCGTCATCACTCGTCAAGCTGCGAGTGGCATTTTTAAATTCCTTAAGAGTATGTCCGACTGCACGCCCCAGTTCTGGAAGCT from Brevibacillus choshinensis carries:
- the tatA gene encoding twin-arginine translocase TatA/TatE family subunit, producing MSTIGIPGLILILILALVLFGPKKLPELGRAVGHTLKEFKNATRSLTSDDDDEDETKRKEQAKDATVAKTAVITEKDAFDREKIEREIRERLERERIEKEIREKMEVERSQMEKEQQKA
- the tatC gene encoding twin-arginine translocase subunit TatC; translation: MKDQEMTVVEHLTELRKRIMWVLAVFIVALIAGFFLAGPLIEYLKQEPITDGVPIISLHPSDALRVYMQFAFLIGIVVTLPVALYHLWRFVSPGLAVSEKRGSLYFIPAACFLFLIGIVFGYYVVFPMIMQFMTKMTASIGADPNYGIAEYFGFLFNMVIPFGVLFQLPIIVMFLTRIRILNPMRLAKMRRFAYFGLAVVGITLTPPEIVSDILVTIPLLLLYEMSIWLSRIVYRKQLKEQAEWESEYGYETDEAVR